The window GAATATGAGACAACTGagaatttgcagttttgaggagtatttttttttattatttgttctaatctatatttttttatattctgtTTTTTATTCCTACTGTTTTCACTATTCTCTAATCTCCTGCATTATTATTCTCTATTCTTTTTCTTTGTTCTTGGTgtgtgttattattttttttcgcttCAACTCCGATGAGAGAACTTAGAGAAAAGGGAAAATataacaaatagaaaaaaacagaaagtttctttcttcttttttttcctatattttattttatcttatatTCTCAATTTAGTACCCgcgatttttattacttttagccaaaaatttattttctacagAAAAGCCATAAATGTTgcacaaaattacaaaatagaaaatataacGACTGGAAACAATTAGAGAATATAATGAACAGAATAATGAAAGCAAAAGAAAACGGAGATAATATAGTATAGATTATCCTctactcttttatttttttctatttagagttagcattattattttcGAATATTACGCAAAGTCagtacaaaaattgaattaaaaagaatagaaaatataaaaaagcgaACTTAGAGAAAAAGGAgaataaagcaaataaaaaaacagaaagtttcttctttctttctttttcctatattttattttatcttatctTCTTAACTTAGTACCCGcgatttttattagttttaggcaaaaatttataCAGAAAAGCTATAAATGTTgcacaaaattacaaaataaaaaatataacgacTGGAAACACTTAGAGAATATAATGAAcagaataataaaagaaaatgaaaacgaaGATAATATAGTATAGATTATCCTCTACTCtctcatttttttctatttatagttagcattattattttcGAATATTACGCAAAGTCagtacaaaaattgaattaaaaaaatagaaaatataaaaaagcaagcttaaagaaaaaggagaataaagcaaataaaaaaacagaaagtttcttctttcttttttttcctatattttattttatcttatctTCTCAACTTAGTACCCgcaatttttattagttttaggcaaaaatttattttctacagAAAATCTATAAATGTTgcacaaaattacaaaatagaaaatataacGACTGGAAACAATTAGAGAATATAATGAAcagaataataaaagaaaatgaaaacgaaGGAAATACAGTATAGAATATTCTCtactctttaatttttttgtatttagagTTAGCTTTATCATTTTCGTATATTACGCAAAGTCagtacaataatttaattaaaaaaaatagaaaatataaaaaagcaaacttagagaaaaaggagaataaagcaaataaaaaaacagaaagttttttctttcttttttttcctatattttattttatcttatctTCTCAACTTAATACTCGCGATCTTTATTAGTTTTAGCcaaaagtttattttctaCAGAAAAGCTATAAATGTTgcacaaaattacaaaataaaaaatataacgacTGGAAACAATTAGAGAACATAATGAACAGAATAATGgaagaaaaggaaaaaattgaattaaaaaaagagaaaatatAAGAAAGAGAACTTAAAGAAAACAGAAAGTTTCAGTTTAACTTTCTTCTtatattctattttattttatttctcaaCTTATTACTCGCTTGtcttttattagttttaatccaatgtttattttgtaaaagaatgtcacaaatgttgcaaaaaaaGTATAATAGAGAAGATATAACAAAATGAAGATAAATAGAGAGCATAAAGAACAGATAAAGTAAATAGAAAAGAAACCAAAGGGAATACAAAATAGAACATTCTCTATTCTATCAATTCTATCACAAAAAGTCAATACAGACAATACagacaataaaaacaataaaaaataaataggtaGATAAAAAGACATAGTTATattaatagtattttttttatctcttaAGTCTCTTCATCCATTTACTGGCGagaattttcaatttgaaagtAGAAAACAAAGAGCATACAttaaattaatagaaatagaaaaaaaaaataaaagatagagaattacaaaaatttgtaaaatttggcCAAAATCTTCAAGTActatgacaaaaataaattgcaatgAACAGCTCTTGAATAAAGTCAGTACTTTGATGTTCGTAATCTtaataaagattattaaaaacctATCTCTGATTACCTAATGTAATGAttgaatctaaaaatttgcTCCATCACTTAAATGAGTCACGTAATATTCGTACTACTCATAGTAAAGTAGTAACTCATTTTTGCTCGTAACTCACTttatcaataataaataaaaaatgacagtttttaattttcttccaATAAAACTTAGGCTTTATTTTGCACAAGAATGCcaaaaatgttgcaaaaaattacataatagaGATAATATAACAAATGGACATGAATAGAAAACATAAAGAACACAAAGAAGACAAAATAAAGAGAATGCAGAATAGAACATTCTCTACTCTATCAATTCTATCACAAAAAGTCAATACAGATAActattaaaacaacaaaaaaaaatgaaaaaaacttaaaaaattgaattaaagaaagaaaaaatataattaattcaaGCCAATCAGCTTCAACCTAACCCAGAAATGAGCGAAATTGGAGAgaaattttaggaaaaataattgatgATAATAAAACTGCTGTTAAAACATGtgcacttttaaaattaaataaatctcttACTCCTTACATCATAGGAATATTTATAAATCCGTGTAATCCTTGCAATCACATCAAGAGCATCTGCTGTTTCTTCTGAACACTGTCCACAAAACATCACTAAACACTGACTTATTTTTTACTCTATTTCTTCTATTTTTTGAGTTGAGAAAAACACCAAAAGTACGTCTAACAGGTAGGAGTGCCACCACGATTTAGAACTGCTAGTGTAGTTATTAATAGCGAAGGCATTGACGTTATTacgattttaaaactttacttTTGAACCGTGCtagtgtttaaatttattttttattactacacACACACAGTTGAAAAATTAGTGGCTAAAGAGGGCGTCCGTTAGATTAAAGACGAAACGAACACAGGTAGGTATTTGGATGTTTGTTTAGGTAATTTATATTCAGAGTAGAGATAAAGTACGTTTGTGAATGCAAATAAAACGTAGCGCAAATactatttagaatttttttttgcaaaaaatccgtgtttttttatttaattatccataagtgcaaaaattggtcatatttttttaaaatattagatAAGCATATAaatcaattttcattttttttattttttgtcagaGAAAATTTTAACCCAACTGAATGTTtctagcaaaaaattgttcgcAATTTTTAATCACCCTGTAGTACTTAGTTTACGAAGGCATTAtactttttcataaaaaaattaaaactttaaaaaatttttttaactcgttCAAGATTTTAGATCTTTGGAAACATCTCgagttattactattattattattattttagtcgaTTTTACTCGATTAAGTTTATTGtcgttggaaagctttttGAATGATCTACCTTaatgattattaaaattattgttctccgactgaTAGCtgcaaataaagaaaaataattatcattttacatggattttgaccaaaatagtttcacattttttaataatttcgccGCAATTGAGAACTGTTAAAATAAGAACTAGGCgcgaaaatttgaatttgaagataattttttaaatatctcggAAACCAGGCGTTGGacgcgatttttttatataagagAAAAGGTGCGTCTTGATGTAATTTAAACGAAGGTTTAGtcgaaattgtaattttcgatAGTCATTTTTCTATCTCTTCAAGGAGCGATAAAAGACCtacttatttttgtatttttgtaatgtcCAGTTTGGGCGGTGAAGTTTGAGGGGTCACTCGATGGGGTTTGGATGAGTTTGAAAAACTCACCCTTAAATGTTTTGGCAAGTTTTGGAATTCATTTTTTGGTACGGGGGACTGTTTAGAGTGGAGAATAAGTTggtgttaattaaaaattttttgatcgaATAGAAACAGAGATAttggatttattttttgaagggtTGATTTTTACGAAAGTCTCTGTCTACAATTTGAACCGtcatattttcttttattttgactGGTATTGTCGTAATTCAAGAACCACTTTATAGGTCgacaaaaacgtaaaataaatGGAATTTCCGCCCCACCAAAAACTAAAggtaagtttatttttgtgtttgtataCCGACTGTGAGGGTCTCATTGCGTAATCGTAAAAAGTgggacttaaaaaaaaaaaaaaaaaaaagaaaacagaaattctaaattatttacatcccTTTAGAGGGATGTAAgctaaaactaaaagtcgtagagcaatgcggtttgttccagtgaattcagcggctcattttctgtattataccaacttttcacgagatttaaaattttgaatttttttgctaatacttcctgagtaatacacttacatttaaaaaggtgaaaaaaataaatttttttaaaactcgttctatcgTAGGTTTTTGGACTTGTATATGCCCTTACATTCCTCgacagttgttaaaagtcaaaaaaaagtccatatgttcgaatttttgatgtttaattttttcaatttttgtcgcgaattttgtcgatttctggtacccggatcatttatcaagcaataactccggaactattagagataaccctatgatgtgtactatctttggaaagctcttttaatgatctatcatttgcaaaaaaaattattgttgtacgacttatagttttcgagaaaatgcaaataaaagcgaaaattagatcatatactcaaaaattcataactaaaaaactattgggaatttggcgctttttttgattccaatcgattcctcggatcattttgcataggtatgaatcaaaatagttccactttttagaatagtttagccgtaaatgagaaaataaaaaaaaattaaaaaaaatcaacaccccccccttagaaatcggtcaatttttaaagtgtcttaaaatcaaataaaaccaattctatcttatagattttgatgtgctctttccgatctaaaaaagcgttttctcctagctcttttagtttggccgtaatcggcgtttgaaaattgaaattttttttgagagatatggccttgagtcctatgccattttgtagagttttttattccggttgtcctccatttttccgtttctcgataactctaatagtttcgccgtaattggcggttgaaaattgaaaaaaatggaaaatagaaacctttttttgcatttttctcggaaactgtaagacttagagcaacgaacaaaaatccatctgatagcgcttatttttgtctattttctggtctaaacccggagtcgctccgggcaacggttccggctacaaaggcgatcaaagtttttcactaaaaaaattcataaaaaaaaaactaaaagtcgtagagcaatgcggtttgttccattgaattttgcggctcattttacatattatatcaatttttcacaaaaataaaaaaaaatttaattttttgcgtaataatttttcaacaaaaaaattcataactcaaaaactaaaagtcgtagagcaatgcggtttgttccagtgaattcagcggctcattttctgtattataccaacttttcacgagatttaaaattttgaatttttttgctaaaacttcctAATACACTTACAtttaaaaaggtgaaaaaaataaatttttttaaaactcgttctatcgTAGGTTTTTGGACTTGTATATGCCCTTACATTCCTCGACAGatgttaaaagtcaaaaaaaagtccatatgttcgaatttttgatgtttgattttttcaatttttgtcgcgaattttgtcgatttctggtacccggatcatttatcaagcaataactccggaactattagagataaccctatggtGTGTActatctttggaaagctcttttaatgatctatcatttgcaaaaaagattattgttgtacgacttatagttttcgagaaaatgcaaataaaagcaaaaattagatcatatacgcaaaaattcataactaaaaaactattgggaatttggcgctttttttgattccagtcgattcctcggatcattttgcataggtatgaatcaaaatagttccacttgttagaatagtttagccgtaaataaaaaaataaaaaaaaattaaaaaaaatcaacgccccccccttagaaatcggtcaatttttaaagtatcctaaaatcaaataaaaccaattctatcttatagattttgatgtgctctttccgatctaaaaaaagcgttttctcctagctcttttagtttggccgtaatcggcgtttgaaaattgaaatttttttgcgagatatcgccttgagtcctatgccattttgtagagttttttattccggttgtcctccatttttccgtttctcgataactctaatagtttcgccgcaattggcggttgaaaattgaaaaaaatggaaaatggaaacctttttttgcatttttctcggaaactgtaagacttagagcaacgaacaaaaatccatctgatagcgcttatttttgtctattttctcgtctaaacccggagtcactccgggcaacggttccggctacaaaggcgatcaaagtttttcactaaaaaaattcataaaaaaaaaactaaaagtcgtaaagcaatgcggtttgttccattgaattttgcggctcattttacatattatatcaatttttcacaaaaataaaaaaaattttaattttttgcgtaataatttttcaacaaaaaaattcataactcaaaaactaaaagtcgtagagcaatgcggtttgttccagtgaattcagcggctcattttctgtattataccaacttttcacgagatttaaaattttgaatttttttgctaaaacttcctgagtaatacacttacatttaaaaaggtgaaaaaaataaatttttttaaaactcgttctatcgTAGGTTTTTGGACTTGTATATGCCCTTACATTCCTCGACAGatgttaaaagtcaaaaaaaagtccatatgttcgaatttttgatgtttgattttttcaatttttgtcgcgaattttgtcgatttctggtacccggatcatttatcaagcaataactccggaactattagagataaccctatggtGTGTActatctttggaaagctcttttaatgatctatcatttgcaaaaaagattattgttgtacgacttatagttttcgagaaaatgcaaataaaagcaaaaattagatcatatacgcaaaaattcataactaaaaaactattgggaatttggcgctttttttgattccaatcgattcctcggatcattttgcataggtatgaatcaaaatacttccactttttagaatagtttaaccgtaaatgagaaaatacaaaaattaaaaaaaaaattaacaccccccccttagaaatcggtcaatttttaaagtgtctcaaaatcaaataaaaccgattctatcttatagattttgatgtgctctttccgatctaaaaaagcgttttctcctagctcttttagtttggccgtaatcgccgtttgaaagttgaaaatttttttgcgagatattgccttgagtcctatgccattttgtagaattttttattccggttgtcctccatttttccgtttctcgataactctaatagtttcgccgtaattggcggttgaaaattgaaaaaaagggaaaatagaaacctttttttgcatttttctcggaaactgtaagacttagagcaacgaacaaaaatccacctgatagcgcttatttttgtctatttttttgtccaaacccggcgatcaaagtttttcactaaaaaaattcataaaaaaaaactaaaggtcgtagagcaaaacgctcttttaattatctatccacattttcgaaaagattTGCCGTATTTGAAATAAGCTATAAAAACAACACCCAAAAATTTccagatttttattatatttcatGAGACATAAatagaaaaacttgatttattattaaaaccctAATTTCTACTTCACAGTTTCATCTTGCCCATCATATAAACATTGTAATCTTTACTAtccactaaaaaaattgttacatcaaaccaatcacaaaataaaccaacttacaaaaatatttaacaattgcATGCGGTTCATCTTTTTTCTTCTCCACATCACTGAGAATGGCCTTGAGCCGATTGGccatattttccaaatttttcgcatTTACACGCCCCAACAAATTATTACTCGGGTTCCAATAATATGGAATTTTCCCCTTTTCTATACAATCTTTATACTCACTTAACACACTCACAAAAACATAACTCAACGGATTCCTCCAAAACTCCTCCGGCTTTTTATCAACAATATGCAACAAAACCGTCTTGATATAGTAACTGGCAATCGCGCGATGTTGCAAATTATCCCTCAGTTTCTAAAACCATTCCTCAAAATAATCGAGtcacaaaccaaaaaataatccaaCTTTCAAAAGCTTGATTGTTGGTTTCAGCGTTCGTTTATTGTCGATTAGAACTCTTTCTTGCTCTTGAAACGAAAGTCTCCAATGTCGACTACTTTGTCCCACTTCTGTTTTGGGTTTTTTCGGAACGATGAAAAAATCAGGCTTGGTTTTAACAGGGTTGGACTTAAAGCCAGGTTTGGGCCAAAAATCGCAATGGAAAATGAAACATGTGACCAAATCAACGTCCATGGCGATGCCAGAAccagaaatttttaatgtcaAAGCTGGACCTGCCTTGTGCACAATTACCtaaaattttctgttattCAAAAATACTAGCTTACAAAAAGTAGAAGTAGAAGTagaagtaaaagtaaaagtaaaagtaaaagtaaaagtaaaagtaaaagtaaaagtaaaagtaaaagtaaaagtaaaagtaaaagtaaaagtaaaagtaaaagtaaaagtaaaagtaaaagtaaaagtaaaagtaaaagtaaaagtaaaagtaaaagtaaaagtaaaagtaaaagtaaaagtaaaagtaaaagtaaaagtaaaagtaaaagtaaaagtaaaagtaaaagtaaaagtaaaagtaaaagtaaaagtaaaagtaaaagtaaaagtaaaagtaaaagtaaaagtaaaagtaaaagtaaaagtaaaagtaaaagtagaAGTAGAAGTAGAAGTAGAAGTAGAAGTAGAAGTAGAAGTAGAAGTAGAAGTAGAAGTAGAAGTAGAAGTAGAAGTAGAAGTAGAAGTAGAAGTAGAAGTAGAAGTAGAAGTAGAAGTAGAAGTAGAAGTAGAAGTAGAAGTAGAAGTAGAAGTAGAAGTAGAAGTAGAAGTAGAATTAGAAGTAGAAGTAGAAGTAGAAGTAGAAGTAGAAGTAGAAGTAGAAGTAAGTAGAAATAGATAGAAGAAGTAGAAGTAAGTAGAAAAAGATAGAAGAAGTAGAAGTAAGGTAGATGTTCTTGTTTACTTTCCACtgttgacaaaaattattaaaaaattggaggaaACCTTTTATTTTGTGAAGTGATTCAAAGAGTCTGAATTTGGGGCCAAAATtgccatttttggtaaaataaatcaaaataattttgaaacttatCTAGAGAATATTTTGGTCCATATGATCTTGAGAAATTACAATCCTAGCAGTTGACTagagataataatttttagaaaatccaACCTTAAGAATTGGCCGtttagaaatagaaatagaaatagaaatagaaatagaaatagaaatagaaatagaaatagaaatagaaatagaaatagaaatagaaatagaaatagaaatagaaatagaaatagaaatagaaatagaaatagaaatagaaatagaaatagaaatagaaatagaaatagaaatagaaatagaaatagaaatagaaatagaaatagaaatagaaatagaaatagaaatagaaatagaaatagaaatagaaatagaaatagaaatagaaatagaaatagaaatagaaatagaaatagaaatagaaatagaaatagaaatagaaatagaaatagaaatagaaatagaaatagaaatagaaatagaaatagaaatagaaatagaaatagaaatagaaatagaaatagaaatagaaatagaaatagaaatagaaatagaaatagaaatagaaatagaaatagaaatagaaatagaaatagaaatagaaatagaaatagaaatagaaatagaaatagaaatagaaatagaaatagattACAAACCTCGAAAGCTCCATTCGCATTGGAAACGACCCTTTTTGACCCTTTTTGTGGAAAGTCGTTCATGGTTTTTTGCACAATTCCCTCCATCCAGGACAGGACTTTATCTGTATCCAGAAAATATTCCTTATCAAACAAGTTGCCAAAAGTGCGATAAGTGGGAGCAGCTTCCGGTTGTCGCATAAAACCATCATAATTTCCAAGTTTCAACTGAACAAAACCCGGAACTTTGCTCACCATAATTGTGGGTTCAGCATATTTTGGCAAACTCAAAAGTAAATCTAAATCAAATTCTTCAGGTTTGCCAACTCTGAGGCCATCGTAGTAACTGCCACCGTAGAAAACGCgcgaaaacatttttttgaataaggGATCTTTCTCCTTCattttgtcaataaatgtTTTGAGGATCTTGAAAGCAAAGTGAATTAACATATtggagaaattaaaattaaaattgaatgtgTATTTACCGATTCCAGAATTTGGTTGTTGCGTTTCACTTCCTTATCTTGGAGCGAAATAAACTTGCTGTTCATTTCGTTCAAAGTGTTTTCCAAGTAcaggtattttttaatatcggacaTTGTGATAGTGCAGACGACACCCGACCTATTTAGACTACTTACAAATACAATCACTTTTATACTGcagaataatttaataatcttatCGTAATTACAAAGATTAGGTTacgattgataaaattaaagcaactCGTTTCAAAAGAGAATTTTCGTTGTGAGatgtaactaaaaaaattttattgtttcaagAGCTTGGTCATATCTAatacttattatttaatgtaaaaatCTAATTGCAGTATTTAGAATTATACAAACAATATTCTCACTTTATTATCTCAAATATCtacaacaataacaataacggaGTAATTAGATAAggtaacaaaaaatgaaatggACCTTTTAGACgagaaaaaagtagaaaatagATTAGAGCAACGGCTGAAGAAAAACTAAAGCAGAtactagaaaagaa of the Tribolium castaneum strain GA2 chromosome 1, icTriCast1.1, whole genome shotgun sequence genome contains:
- the LOC135265752 gene encoding cyclic GMP-AMP synthase-like receptor codes for the protein MSDIKKYLYLENTLNEMNSKFISLQDKEVKRNNQILESILKTFIDKMKEKDPLFKKMFSRVFYGGSYYDGLRVGKPEEFDLDLLLSLPKYAEPTIMVSKVPGFVQLKLGNYDGFMRQPEAAPTYRTFGNLFDKEYFLDTDKVLSWMEGIVQKTMNDFPQKGSKRVVSNANGAFEVIVHKAGPALTLKISGSGIAMDVDLVTCFIFHCDFWPKPGFKSNPVKTKPDFFIVPKKPKTEVGQSSRHWRLSFQEQERVLIDNKRTLKPTIKLLKKLRDNLQHRAIASYYIKTVLLHIVDKKPEEFWRNPLSYVFVSVLSEYKDCIEKGKIPYYWNPSNNLLGRVNAKNLENMANRLKAILSDVEKKKDEPHAIVKYFLDSKDYNVYMMGKMKL